From one Rhopalosiphum padi isolate XX-2018 chromosome 2, ASM2088224v1, whole genome shotgun sequence genomic stretch:
- the LOC132920400 gene encoding uncharacterized protein LOC132920400, protein MYPGGNGTNSRSSRFTAHAAVQLQRYYNKPAYMRYGEADSQKLEVLSHENSDPLIQRVRKTFPRCNINIIHRVNAPQMYGMYLLRKEEMQLTPEYCREIILYHVTTKSRALESLISGLDWRRTRRSKFGRGVSFSDDADYANYYADNFPKEDKRVIIVCTVLVKKTHSVSGKPNDKKLMIPLGTADTTVSTNGRVYVKYNDYDFYPMYLMYYQRTPELINESKYFRINPNNRIQQNHLVAQQKELQAQREVQEAQRRRELQAQRELEQAARRRQELQSERYLEQERARQRQVWEQERRRQLLLEQEHHQQIQAPRSQDHPRRHESSNNCLIL, encoded by the exons ATGTATCCGGGCGGAAACGGAACTAATTCCAGGTCGTCGAGATTTACCGCGCATGCTGCTGTTCAATTGCAACGGTATTACAATAAGCCAGCGTACATGCGCTATGGTGAAGCTGACAGTCAAAAGCTCGAAGTTCTGAGCCACGAAAATAGCGATCCCCTCATACAACGCGTCCGCAAAACATTTCCTAGG tgtaacATCAATATCATACACCGAGTCAACGCCCCGCAAATGTACGGCATGTATTTGTTGCGAAAAGAAGAAATGCAGTTGACTCCCGAATACTGCAGGGAAATTATTCTGTATCACGTAACCACTAAATCTAGAGCATTAGAGTCGTTGATAAGTGGACTTGACTGGCGACGCACCCGGCGTTCCAAGTTTGGACGCGGTGTGTCGTTCAGCGACGATGCTGACTACGCCAACTATTATGCCGACAATTTTCCCAAAGAag ACAAACGAGTGATCATCGTGTGTACTGTGCTGGTGAAAAAAACCCATTCTGTATCTGGCAAACCCAACGATAAGAAATTAATGATACCGCTCGGTACAGCTGACACGACGGTGAGCACAAACGGCCGCGTGTACGTCAAGTACAACGACTATGATTTCTATCCGATGTACCTTATGTACTACCAGCGGACACCGGAACTCATAAACGAAAGCAAATACTTCCGTATCAATCCCAATAATAGAATACAGCAAAACCATCTGGTGGCGCAGCAAAAAGAACTGCAGGCACAGCGAGAGGTACAGGAGGCACAGCGTCGTCGAGAGTTGCAGGCGCAGCGCGAGCTAGAGCAGGCAGCACGGCGTCGGCAAGAGCTGCAGTCGGAACGTTATTTAGAGCAAGAGCGGGCACGCCAGAGGCAAGTGTGGGAGCAGGAACGTCGCCGTCAGCTACTGTTGGAGCAGGAACATCATCAGCAAATACAGGCGCCACGTTCACAAGATCACCCACGGCGCCACGAAAGCAGCAACAATTGTCTAATCCTCTGA